The genome window AGATATAAGCCATGCGATTTGCTTCTCCTTCACTTCAATGCATCGCTGCTGCCGCGACCTCCAACGCCACCATGTATTCTCCCCGCGTTAATGTAGGCTTTCTCTCTCGCCTAACACTGTGAACACTGGTAATCGAAACCCTAAACTTAGCCCTCATTAAAGAACGTTCGTTTTGGTGCTCCTTGGCAGGCTCGATGCCGGAATCCACGGCGCCGTGGCTTCTGCGACCGGCCGCCGCAGGACAGCCAAGAAGGCGCCGGCGGGCTCGTGAGTGGAGACTCGCACCTGAGGACCGTAAGGGACGCGAATCATGGGTTCCGGCAGGGGCAGAGGGGCGGCGCTTGGGTTCCCTCGGGCCCTCCGCGGCCACCATACGGCCCGCGGCCACGGCAGGGGCAGAGGGGCGGCGCTTGGGTTCCCTGGGGCCCTCCGTGGCCACCATACGGCCCACGACCACAGACGCCGTACCATGCCCCTCCGCCGTACCATGTCCCTCCGCCGCCGCGGTCCCATGGAATGCCTCCGCCGCCAGCTTTTAGAACGCCTGCCCCGGCGTTCGGCCCGCCGCAGCCGGCCTTCCACCAGCCTCTACTGCCCAGGCTTGCGGATTATTACAGGAATTGGAACTTCGCTTTTTCACAGCCGCCCCCTCAGTGTGGTATGTTTTCACTCGATTCATCTACCTAGGCTTTAGGGTTTTGGATATTTCCTCACCTGTCTTGACTTTTCACCTGCCTTAGATGTGTTTTGTGTTGTAATCGAACCTATCTTTTCCTGCATCTGGAATCTTGACTTCTCTTCTCCGGCAAACTTTCCCATAAGTTTCCTTGGAACCGAACAAAGAGGGAACGGAGGATCTTTTCTATGACACCATGAGCGGGTCTCCTGAGAAAGAATTTGGAAAAGTTTGTACCGATAACGGATGCAGCCCTTTCCAGGAATAGTAGGcgaagaataaaaaataaagatgacCCATGATAGTTGAGATAATGTTTGATGGGTTATGTTTATGTTATAGATGTAATAGTTATCAATTCAGAAATGGGCAATTACTTgaacattttcatcaagttgaaCTTATTGCTCTAGGAAATGAAGATACGCTAAAAACTTgatgtttaaaataaatatagggcgtgtgaagagaagataaACAGATGCTCACTAGTGGTTCTCATCGGGATGTGCACCTGATATTGAACATTCCTGCAATAGGGCCTATGTTCAATATATTGGTTATGATACTTCTTGAATTTTGGCAAAGATTTTGATTTCACCTTTTCTTATAAAACAGGTGCCCAAATTCCGTTCTTGAAACAATATACTCAATGCTTAAACTCTGTTCTTCCTTTTATGGAACATTCATGCATGTGTGTTTAAGTCCAAGTGTTGCCaaggaaaactaaaatttgCATGCGGTCTTATCTTTACTTAATGGATTATTTATAGTGATGGCTTCTTGGTTGCATAAACAGTTTGGTGGAAGATGTCATATTATGTTCCATATCTTCTTGCTTGGAAACTATTCACTTGCTTTGTTATCAACTTGTTACAATGCTGAAGAGTAAACCTTGAATTACTGGATTTTTCAAATGTCAATGTACTCTGTTCTATGAATATCTAAGTTCAAAATTAGATGCAATTTTTACATTATCCATACTCGGTGCTGCTTTAATACATCCTGTGTTACTGAAATTTTAATTTACTATATTCTATGCAATTTCTGCATTTTTGGTACTTAGTGCTGCATTGATACTTCTTAAGTTAATAATATTTGTGCTCTTAATATTGTTATATTAGTTAATTATCTCTTATACGTTTACCAGAGCGGTTTATTATGCTCTCATACAATATACTCGCGGACTACCTTGCTAGAGATCATCGATCCAAACTTTACTTTCACATTCCACCTTACATTTTGGATTGGGAATGGCGAAAGAAAAAGTTATTATTAGAGTTCGGATTGTGGGCTCCTGATATAATGTGTCTTCAGGTAATTGTTACTATAACCACGTTGATTTATTCATGTATTCCATGTACCCAGGTAATCGGGACAAGGCTTGATAATTATGGCTGTGTTTTCTTTGTTTACCTTcttttcaaatatcatttatgCATGATATGCTTTGAATATTTATGCTAATGGTTTTTGAACCCTTTCGATATCACTTTAGGAAGTAGATAGATTTCAAGATCTAGAAGCAGAACTGGCAATTCGAGGATATAATGGTATTTGGAAGGTTGTCTCCATCAACTTCTCTTTTTCTTACGTTGATTTAGCCTTAATTTCAAATGTCTCATGTTTTTAGCAAATTATCCCAAGGCTTGTATCAATTTTGTTGTTTTTATAGAACCGTTACCCATgtcatatatgcatgcatatgttcGTGTGCACGTAAGAAGTTAaattgcatatgatgcatggttCGCATTACAAGGTTTGGTATTCTTGCCGGTACCATGTTGCTATAGGTCGGTTCATAGTACCAATACTTAGTACATCCTCCATACCGAGTATCTGTTCATTACTAGTACAATATGGCTTTACTCCCAATATTGGGCGATGCATCCTTTATGGTGAACGATACTTTTTTGACGTGAGTAGGTTCAGTAGATAACTTTCTAAGGATAAAAATAGTCTTGGTAATATAGTATTGCAAATAGCAATAATCGAATTATTTATTGATATTAATTATGCATCTAAAAATTTGATTGATTGATCCTAAGTGTGtgattcttttcctttcttttgacttCCTTGAGACCATTTTATCACTATGGTGGTTTGGTTTGTTTCAAAGAGGCCAGCCAttcgtagcaaaaaaaaaagaaaagaggctaGCCACACAAATTCTCTGGTATGTGTGCCATAAGAGACCAGTAGGTTGTTATGTTGAATTAGATGCATCATTATCATCTTAATTCTGTTATTCTTATCTGCTCTAGTTGACTAATTTTGTTATGCTTATCTGCTCTAGTTGACACCAAAAAGGACATAATACAGAATAAATCTGGTTATATGAAGAATTCTTGGAGTATTTATAGATAGGGATTGTTAGTATCAGCCGTACCCGAGCACATTGGAGACATTATTTATAGTATTTTGTGAAAATGTGGGATTGGAGCCTTGGATGTTGGAAACAGGCACATGATTGGTCGCAGCCATGGTGGTCCTCATGTCAAGCTTGTGAGAGACTGGTCTAAAGTCAGAGTGGTTTCAGTCATCTAACTTTGTCGCGAGCATTACCATAACTCATTGAATGATGGGGGAATCTGTCAATTTTATGATAAGTCTCATTGAAGCATAATTTGAAAATGATGGAGGATGCTGTGCTATTGTTGGGTATGGACAaaaatagagatgaccacaAGTAGTCATAGCTTTTCCTCCTTTGCCGGTGACCAATGGTTTGAAGATAGGTGCTGCAAAACTCTTTTGATACTTCTAAAAGACGACATAGGATACATGATTGGTAGATTCTTATTTTCCTTTGTGATGTAAACATAAGTTTCTTGCACTATGCCAGTTTTGGCCTATACAAAGTGATGGGCACATTCTCTCTCAAAATTGTGGATCAAAATGTCAAGCTGGTGATCCTATTAGAATTCTAAAGGATATAGAAAATTACAACAAAGAGAaacattttttttgtgtgtgtaccTGGATATCTTTGAATGGCTATGTCATGGTCACTAGACATCTTGGATATGGATTACAGTAGACATAGGCCTATCTCGATCAATTTGCATGTGTAACAAGGGATGCCATAATACTTTTGGAATAATGTTTTCATGAATTGACGGATGCCTTAGCTAATGTGGGAGCTGTGTACTGATTTTTTAACTATCTTGGCTTATGCTGACTCACATCTCAGTAGGCCAGCAATGCTATATAGCTTATTAAGAGCTCTCTCATGAAATGGGGCTTGCCTCAGTGGTCCTACCCTCTGCCTGGCAACTAAGGGTTCTGGGTTTGAATCTGGGTGGTGCATCCCTAATTATTGGGGCCTAGGTAATTATAGCATGACCGggtctccctccctctttccctctctctctctctctaaaaagaAAAAGCTCTATCTCTTGGGTCAAATTGGTTTTATTTGACATTATGTTGGCTCCAACATGTCATAGATTTTGTTTGCTAAAGTTTTGGATATTTATGAGCAATAACATTGCCTCAGTTCTAAGTTCTAACTGAACACAATATAGGATGCTTGGACTTTGATAGACTCTAATCAGCGCCAAGCTTAAATTTTGAAACTCAGAAATATTTAAAGAAATTAGGTGATTCATAATAATTTTATTGTCTTGGTTACACTACAGTTGGGTCCCAAGTGGTGGGGCCATATTCGTGCATACTATACTGTTGTGCATTTTATTCATTTCTTTACTTTATATGGTAAGTAATGTTGTCATTGTCAACTTCTCGACTTTTATTTAAGTGCTTATGCTGCTTCCTTTTCTGCCATGATAAACCTAAAGAACTTATTTATTGCTGCTGCCTTTTCTGGTGATATCATTAATTGATTATGCAGATGCGCACTGGAAATGCTGTTGATGGATGTGCAATCTTTTGGCGAACAAATAGGTAAACCCtcctggtttttcttttgattgtcCCAGATGAGTAAGTTTCAAGATGTATCACCAATGCCATTGATTCATAACTTTTTGTTGGTTAatcttgaaaataaaaaaaatttattttgttgTGTTTTCCTATTTGCATTTGGGTTCATTAATTTAAGTTATTAAGAAGCAGTGGATTGAAAATGGCCAACTAATTGCCTCGATCTTttttaaagataagaagaatTGCTTCAATCATAATGGCCAATAATAACACAGAAATTCCTCCACTgttttctaatatatatatatatatatatatgtgaaaAAGAATTCCACAAAGTGCTAtaagtccccccccccccccctaaaAACTAGTTAGGACATAGGTGAGGTGCCTCAGTctaagaataaaaaagaaatttgacCTCTGCTTGAAGCTTTTGGCTTAAGttatccttctttcttctctttaattttccttttattgCTAAACATTGGAAAGAAGGATTCTGCTCCAACTAATTTTTGTACTAAGAACCAGAGAGGATTGTAAGGCTCTTGAAAATTGGAATTGTATGAAACACCAGGAAGAGCAGCAGCATTTTTGATGATATCCTAAAAGTCTATGCTTTGGACTGTTCATGTCTTATCCCAGATAAAAATACATCTACATAACTTTAAAAAATGCAACAGCAATGCTAGTGAATTTTCACCCGCATCCTTTCTTAGGATTGCCTGGTCTGCTTATCCTATTTTCCTGGGCAAAGGAATGAGTGTACCCTGAGATGTGCATGAAGTGGAGAATTGACATGTATAGTTCCTGGATTCTTGTTATATTTATGGCGATGTTTTGTAACTTCACTATGTAATGTTTCTATTTTGGTACATTTTAGTCCAATCAGTTTGGTGCATGCTGCTTCATAACTACACTACCTTTTTGGTGTCTTATTTATTGGTCATTGCATCAGATTCCAGCTGCGGCATGAAGAGCACATTGAATTCAATAAACTTGGGCTTCGAGATAATGTTGCCCAGATTTGTGTTCTGGAGGTATGTCTGATCCATTGACTCGAAGTTAAGTACAATAtgttgttagatgtatgtctGCTTGATTTTTTAGACATTGTTTATTGCCATTTCAATGTAtcagaattctttttttttggccagTCAAGGATTCAAAGCCGTTCCGAAAAAGAGCTTGCATCTTTACCTGCAAGGTACTCACCAGCATTCTGGAAACTTCTGCTGCTAACCTTGTTTTGATACAACATTTCATCAACTCTATCTCCAAAAACGGGAATTCCTTGTGCTTAGATGCTAAATCATCTCGATGTGAGGATTTAGAAACTTTCCCACCAGTGGTGTTGCTTGTATTGTTCATTATGTTTAAAATTGGCAGTATCTGTGTCTAATGATGCATGTGTGCTTACACATGTTCTTCAATTATGCACCATGCAACCACACCCATAAACATTAAGCTTTCTCCAACTATTTGGGATTTGTTTTGTGTGACgttaaaatacttaaaatatTCATCTCTAATTTTTCGAATTTTACTATTCTTAGTCTTCAAATTGCATCTAGTATATTGTCTTGTGTCTGGTGCCAGCCCAAAGTCGGGACGAGGCCTGATTATCATGTATGTGTAGTTACATCCTTTCATCCTGAGAACcaaaactcctttttttttttttccagatgaGGTACCCATGTATCAACTTTGCCAGGTAGTATTTTAAGTGTTCATGTGATCATTATATGTTTGCTTAATTGGACATATCTGTGCAGCTCTGATCAATCAAGACAAGCTAATCAGGTTGTTATATGTAACATTCATGTTCTGTACAATCCAAAGAGAGGAGAAATTAAGCTTGGTCAGGTATGAATACTTTATTATgttatatacttagatatttgtcTTAACATCTAGCCTTATAAGTTTTGTTATTCTTCAAATGCAGCTATCTACAAGTTCAAGTTCTTTAAGTATATCCAAACAACATATTTCAAGTCATTTAAATAATAACTTGTTACTTATTCAATTTTGGTTGTTTTGGCAAAGATAACCTTCTTCATTTTGGCTTTGTGTAAGAAAACATGAGTCACAATTTGTTTAATATGTAGTCAGGAACTTTGTTATGTCAGATTGTCAAACTGCCAAATTTACATCGAACTGATAACTTGGTTATGAAATAAAAAACGATTCACAGCTTCAGGCTTAGTTACTCATACTGCCAATTTTCTTATAATTTATGTTCATTGTTTATTATCTAAGGGATGCTTCTATATTgaattttatgttatttggACTCGGGGTACAAATGCTGGTGCATGGATAGATGTTGGATCCTTCCAAATTCCTCAAAAATCATCTTGCAATTTGCAAAACATGTTTGTGCACCATATTTGAGGTAAACATATGAGTCTTGATAGATCAGCTTGAATTTTGTGTCTACAAGCCTCGAGCAAAATGAATTTCTACAACTCTGGTTCTTGAAAATGGACTGCCTGACTTGTTCTGTTAATGGTTACTTCTAGCTTCCTAGTTTGATGGATAGCTTAGCTTCTTTGATTAAGGAAGTCTTTCTATATGGTGCACATCATTCTTTTGTAAAGAGTTGAGGATAAAAAAGCCCATTTTATCGCACTTGCTTTAGGCTTTGGTACTGGTGGACAAATGACCTCATTTTGCTCACTTCATATCCCTTTCTCCTAATACCTTTAGCTCATTAGAATGCTCTTTAGCACAATCTTCTAACCAGTATTGCTAAGTTCAACTTGTGAACAGGTAAGGATGCTTCTTGACCGAGCTTATGCTGTTTCTAAGATCTGGAATGATGCTCCAGTAATTATTTGTGGAGATTTCAATTGTACACCTAAGGTGGGCTTTTTTTTGTGTTCTGATTGCTAGCGTCTCTTGTTATAATTATTTCCAATCTACTTcatattaatttttatattaataataGATCAAAATTGTGATATGGTGTTTATGGTGTTACCTATTACTCCCCTTATCCAGTTTCATGCTGCCTCCTCACTCTCCTGACTTATAATTTGATGCCttcattttttgtatttttcagaGCCCACTGTACAAGTTTATATCTGAGAATAAGGTAAGTCAAAATTTCTGCTAATATGTTGAAGTAACTCGTAGGGTTCTTGTGgttattcaaaatatttttagttTCAAAGTTGTTTCAACTTTACAGATAAGCTTGTATGGACTTGCTCGGGATCAGGTATCAGGACAATATGCTGCTAGTATTTATGCACCAGGATCCTCTGGTGGTCCTAACTTGTCCAGGTAGTATCTTACTAGACAAATGTGCTCTGATTCTAATCTACATAAATAGATATGCTAAAAATGTTTATATTTCTATTGTAGGTACCGGCCTCCTAATGTTAATTCTAATGACACAGCAAATAACATTGAGCAATGTACGGACACTTGCAGTCACTGCAAACATCAAAATGATATTGAAAATGCAAATTTAACAGAAAAAATTTCTTCCCCTCAGGGACAGACAGGCTTGCTAGATTTTTCTCTGGCACCTTGCTCTGTTAGTTGTCATATGGATAGGAATAACACATCACATGATGTTGCCACTAGTGAAATAGGTGGAACAGAAATCTCAAATGGTCAGTCTGTTCAGTCTAGCTCTGCTGAATGTGGACCTGCTGATCCATCAGAAAGTGTTAGAAGCTGCATCCAGCTAAAGACTAACAAAGAGTTCTCTCAGTCTGATCCAGACGTATCCTATGAGTTGATTGATAATCCTCAGCTGGGTTCTTCTACTGAGAACAGGGAGATCTCTCAGGGACTCCTTGATTCATCATCTGAAATGGAAAATAAAAATACAGAAGTTTTAGTTGTCTCTACATCGCATAAAGACTTCATTGGCAATGAAACTCAGAAAGAAAATACAGATGATAGTTGGACTTCATCAACTAGCACTAAGAATTGTTCATCAGATACGGTTGCAGAGAAGTCAGTGCTTGCTGAGACAGTTCTTTATAATGATGCTGATACTGAAGTCTCTACTTTGGAAAGCATGGATAATTCCTCGGTTACTGAAAAGGAAAAGGCTGGCCTTGTTATATCCTGTCAATCTACATGCAAGAGCAACCAGTTAGATTTATCCACTTGTGGTGATTCAGAAGTGGATCTGACATTGCTCAGTTTATCACTTGATAAAGTAGGGGTAAAAGGGAGAGAAGATAAAAGTAGCTCTGAAAATTATGACATTAATTCATCAGGTGAGATTCCAGCATTCATtccaaatgatgcctcttcatcCAATACCGATAATTGTAATAAATCTGAACTAGCGGATTCTGCAGTCAGTCAATTCTCAATGAGTTCTACTGTTGGACCATCTAAGGGTCAGGTGGAAGACAATACTGGTGTCAGTGGAAATAATATTTTGCTCGATGATATATGTAGTTCCGAAGAAAATTCTGACCCTAATTTTTTCAAAGAGCTTATTGGATCAGAGGATTTCTGTAGATTTGGCGAGGTTATATCACCAGCAGGCTCTGGTGAAAATCAACCATCATCTGGCATACGCTGCTTGGAGATGGATCCATCAGCTATCGAGATTCAGGAAGATTCACTCGTGACAGCTCCTGCTGCTGCTAATCTAGAGAAGCATTCATATAATCCATATTTATGGACTCCAGTGGAAATTGAGATTGCATCAGGAAATGCAGAATGCACAACTGTTgaacataatttaaaattaaggaGTGCATATGTGGATGTAAAGGTAGATGACGCCACAGTATTGCTTTATTTCTGTTTCACATGGCATGATTATTACTTTAACTGCTTATATCTCTTTTATATTGGCATTATGTATGCATAAAAATGCATTAATATTGGGTGACCGACTTAATTTTTTATGATTTCAGACAATTCCTATGTATTCTTGTGATTTTGTAGTTTCTGTTTGTTACTCTGTACCAGAAACAAAGTCTCATATCCAGAGTGCTATATTCTTGAAATCATTACACATGGgctgaaaaaagggaaaaaagacaGTTAATAGTAGTCCTTCTTAGACTTTTGCACATAGCCATGCTCAAATATGATAAAAAGAACACAGTAGAGAAAAAATACAAAATGATTCCCACTATAGTCTCAAGAAATTATATAAAGGATGCCATGTAATGTTGTTAAATAGAAATTTAGGAAGGTTCAGGACAAAAATTGGTGATTTTTGTTATCTTCATGTTAACAGGATTATGCAGGGACAAAGGATTCAAGCGGAGAACCCCAGGTTACCAGTTACAACAGGCTGTTTATGGGCACAGTTGACTATATATGGTTAGTAACGTGTCATCAGTTGCTGTCATACTTTTCTTATATTGTATTACATGGGTCAACACTCTCCACCATCACCATGTCTGTTCCCCTTCGGTTTTTCGAACTATCCATTTTTTTATAGTTCAAATTGACTCTGGCTGCAGATAATCACAAACAAAGTTTATAAGAATTAGTAGGCTATCACTATGTTAATTTTCCGTGGTATATTTCTGTTTATATccatgtaaatgaatttaatggCTGGAAATAAAGCAGTGATTTATATGCTTTTTACATGCTTCTATTTAAAATGCGACAATTTTCTCATGATGGAAATTGATATAGGTCATACTTGAATGGTTGGAGCTGAAAAGCTTTCTTGTTCATGTTTCATGCGTATTGTGGTCAAACCTTAAAAACTAATAGACTGCTTGTGCATGTGAATATCTGCATTACATTCAAACTGAAGATGTAGTACTTCTGAAATCTGGTCAAGCATGGAGAGAATAGTTGCTTTTGATTAAAATTTTTGAGGAGACATATGCAGATGTAGATTGATGAGCAAATGTTGGCGTTAATGTAATTCTTATTAGGAGAGTCTTTTAGggtaaaataaaatatgtatGATCACAAAGCACTTGCACATGGAAAGGGAAATGTTCAAGGTCCATGAATACCATCTAATGCAGCTGTAGATTGAGGAGAAATTTTGGTATTAATCTAATTCTTATTAGGAGGGTATGTATTAGggtacaaaaagaaaatatatatgatTACAAAGGACTAGCACACTGAAAACGAAATGTTCAAAGGTCTATGAATACTCTGTTACCACTCTTGAGATTCTTAACAATGGAGATAGTCTATAAAAATCATTCTTTTATTGAGGCTTAATTAAGGATTTGAAATTTGCTTTGTATTGTGCTATTTTTACAATATTTTATCATCTCACAGCTACGTGAATGAGATCAGAGGTATGGCTTTATGTTGGTCTACATTGATATTATGTGTGTCAACTTGTACTGGTTTATTTTTAGCACATGCTTAGACTATTCACAATTACAACTCAGACTTGCTGAACTTGAATGGATGGTTTGGATGAATCTGATTGATTATTTTCTGTCAGACCTGTTCAAACATATAGAGCTTCTTTTTGCAATTGTTAGCTGATGTTTTAGTTTACTACTTGTCAGCAGACAATCATTGtgcttctatttatttatttatctatctATCAAGCAACACATTTTTTATGGGTTTTTTGCTTGTATATTCTCCAAAATATGCAAAATTGTATGAATGCCCTCgtaaaattgctatttgcatgtatactcttaTAAAATACTTAGCTTGCACGTatacccttcttttttttttcttttttatatatgtacctATACTATCTAGCGCCATTAAAAATAAACGATTTACATTTTAAATAACTTAAATACCCTTACATGTAGATAGATCTGACCACGGTTCCGAACCACCGGTTCCGGTTCCACAAAAACCTAGAACCTTAACCGGAACCGAAAATAGTCGGTTCGGTTCCGGTTCTAGAACCGCCGGTTCCGGTTCTGGTTCTAGACGGTTCTGGTTCTGGttgtaaaattttgaaaaaaatagattgtgtaattaatttcgaaaatttttttaaatacaaatagattgtgtaattaataaaaaatgataatttgtaccttattttattatttactcATCAATAGAGGGGGGTCGGTAATTTGGATCCCAAGAATTTGGGTTTGGAACATATATTTTCTTGCCTTTATTTGAGCGGGAGGAAGACATTTTTGATAATTGGAttggaaaaaatgaaaatatgggaAGGTTATGAAATGTGTAGAGAATTGGAATAGATTGAATAATTGAGAGAGTGaaaaattgagagagagagattggaagATTGAGTCATTGAGTGGTGTggtgaaaaaattgatttggaGAGGTATATATAGTGTTGGGGATAATTTTCGTTTctcaaaatgcccctcaaactAGCTATTTTTTAGTTATTAGGAGGGGTAAAATAGTCATTTCCTAAAATGTCCCTCAAACTAGCCGTTTTTAGTTGTTAGGAGGGTAaaatagttgtttttttttctatttgaaCCAGAACCGAACCGCCGGTTCCGGTTCTGGTTCGGTTCCGGTTCCATCAAACCTATAATCTTAACCGAACCGTATTCCTCAAGGTCCCGGTTCGGTTAAGAACCGTGAGACACGGTTCCGGTTCCGGTTCGGTTCTTCCCGGTTCGGTTCCGGTCCGGTTCTTCCCGGTTCGGTTCCGGTCCGGTTTTC of Phoenix dactylifera cultivar Barhee BC4 unplaced genomic scaffold, palm_55x_up_171113_PBpolish2nd_filt_p 000454F, whole genome shotgun sequence contains these proteins:
- the LOC103711888 gene encoding carbon catabolite repressor protein 4 homolog 6-like isoform X1, which produces MRFASPSLQCIAAAATSNATMYSPRVNARCRNPRRRGFCDRPPQDSQEGAGGLVSGDSHLRTVRDANHGFRQGQRGGAWVPSGPPRPPYGPRPRQGQRGGAWVPWGPPWPPYGPRPQTPYHAPPPYHVPPPPRSHGMPPPPAFRTPAPAFGPPQPAFHQPLLPRLADYYRNWNFAFSQPPPQCERFIMLSYNILADYLARDHRSKLYFHIPPYILDWEWRKKKLLLEFGLWAPDIMCLQEVDRFQDLEAELAIRGYNGIWKMRTGNAVDGCAIFWRTNRFQLRHEEHIEFNKLGLRDNVAQICVLESRIQSRSEKELASLPASSDQSRQANQVVICNIHVLYNPKRGEIKLGQVRMLLDRAYAVSKIWNDAPVIICGDFNCTPKSPLYKFISENKISLYGLARDQVSGQYAASIYAPGSSGGPNLSRYRPPNVNSNDTANNIEQCTDTCSHCKHQNDIENANLTEKISSPQGQTGLLDFSLAPCSVSCHMDRNNTSHDVATSEIGGTEISNGQSVQSSSAECGPADPSESVRSCIQLKTNKEFSQSDPDVSYELIDNPQLGSSTENREISQGLLDSSSEMENKNTEVLVVSTSHKDFIGNETQKENTDDSWTSSTSTKNCSSDTVAEKSVLAETVLYNDADTEVSTLESMDNSSVTEKEKAGLVISCQSTCKSNQLDLSTCGDSEVDLTLLSLSLDKVGVKGREDKSSSENYDINSSGEIPAFIPNDASSSNTDNCNKSELADSAVSQFSMSSTVGPSKGQVEDNTGVSGNNILLDDICSSEENSDPNFFKELIGSEDFCRFGEVISPAGSGENQPSSGIRCLEMDPSAIEIQEDSLVTAPAAANLEKHSYNPYLWTPVEIEIASGNAECTTVEHNLKLRSAYVDVKDYAGTKDSSGEPQVTSYNRLFMGTVDYIWCSEDLQTVKVLDTIPKHVLQQTPGFPTKKWGSDHIALACQLAFTKDLKTK
- the LOC103711888 gene encoding carbon catabolite repressor protein 4 homolog 6-like isoform X3, whose translation is MRFASPSLQCIAAAATSNATMYSPRVNARCRNPRRRGFCDRPPQDSQEGAGGLVSGDSHLRTVRDANHGFRQGQRGGAWVPSGPPRPPYGPRPRQGQRGGAWVPWGPPWPPYGPRPQTPYHAPPPYHVPPPPRSHGMPPPPAFRTPAPAFGPPQPAFHQPLLPRLADYYRNWNFAFSQPPPQCERFIMLSYNILADYLARDHRSKLYFHIPPYILDWEWRKKKLLLEFGLWAPDIMCLQMRTGNAVDGCAIFWRTNRFQLRHEEHIEFNKLGLRDNVAQICVLESRIQSRSEKELASLPASSDQSRQANQVVICNIHVLYNPKRGEIKLGQVRMLLDRAYAVSKIWNDAPVIICGDFNCTPKSPLYKFISENKISLYGLARDQVSGQYAASIYAPGSSGGPNLSRYRPPNVNSNDTANNIEQCTDTCSHCKHQNDIENANLTEKISSPQGQTGLLDFSLAPCSVSCHMDRNNTSHDVATSEIGGTEISNGQSVQSSSAECGPADPSESVRSCIQLKTNKEFSQSDPDVSYELIDNPQLGSSTENREISQGLLDSSSEMENKNTEVLVVSTSHKDFIGNETQKENTDDSWTSSTSTKNCSSDTVAEKSVLAETVLYNDADTEVSTLESMDNSSVTEKEKAGLVISCQSTCKSNQLDLSTCGDSEVDLTLLSLSLDKVGVKGREDKSSSENYDINSSGEIPAFIPNDASSSNTDNCNKSELADSAVSQFSMSSTVGPSKGQVEDNTGVSGNNILLDDICSSEENSDPNFFKELIGSEDFCRFGEVISPAGSGENQPSSGIRCLEMDPSAIEIQEDSLVTAPAAANLEKHSYNPYLWTPVEIEIASGNAECTTVEHNLKLRSAYVDVKDYAGTKDSSGEPQVTSYNRLFMGTVDYIWCSEDLQTVKVLDTIPKHVLQQTPGFPTKKWGSDHIALACQLAFTKDLKTK
- the LOC103711888 gene encoding carbon catabolite repressor protein 4 homolog 6-like isoform X4, which gives rise to MRFASPSLQCIAAAATSNATMYSPRVNARCRNPRRRGFCDRPPQDSQEGAGGLVSGDSHLRTVRDANHGFRQGQRGGAWVPWGPPWPPYGPRPQTPYHAPPPYHVPPPPRSHGMPPPPAFRTPAPAFGPPQPAFHQPLLPRLADYYRNWNFAFSQPPPQCERFIMLSYNILADYLARDHRSKLYFHIPPYILDWEWRKKKLLLEFGLWAPDIMCLQEVDRFQDLEAELAIRGYNGIWKMRTGNAVDGCAIFWRTNRFQLRHEEHIEFNKLGLRDNVAQICVLESRIQSRSEKELASLPASSDQSRQANQVVICNIHVLYNPKRGEIKLGQVRMLLDRAYAVSKIWNDAPVIICGDFNCTPKSPLYKFISENKISLYGLARDQVSGQYAASIYAPGSSGGPNLSRYRPPNVNSNDTANNIEQCTDTCSHCKHQNDIENANLTEKISSPQGQTGLLDFSLAPCSVSCHMDRNNTSHDVATSEIGGTEISNGQSVQSSSAECGPADPSESVRSCIQLKTNKEFSQSDPDVSYELIDNPQLGSSTENREISQGLLDSSSEMENKNTEVLVVSTSHKDFIGNETQKENTDDSWTSSTSTKNCSSDTVAEKSVLAETVLYNDADTEVSTLESMDNSSVTEKEKAGLVISCQSTCKSNQLDLSTCGDSEVDLTLLSLSLDKVGVKGREDKSSSENYDINSSGEIPAFIPNDASSSNTDNCNKSELADSAVSQFSMSSTVGPSKGQVEDNTGVSGNNILLDDICSSEENSDPNFFKELIGSEDFCRFGEVISPAGSGENQPSSGIRCLEMDPSAIEIQEDSLVTAPAAANLEKHSYNPYLWTPVEIEIASGNAECTTVEHNLKLRSAYVDVKDYAGTKDSSGEPQVTSYNRLFMGTVDYIWCSEDLQTVKVLDTIPKHVLQQTPGFPTKKWGSDHIALACQLAFTKDLKTK